From a single Lewinella sp. LCG006 genomic region:
- a CDS encoding dynamin family protein yields MTKLLNPQLQTHRAQLEEITKDLHELTIRIGHEEMSHTVSDLRNRLHEPFMFVIVGEVKAGKSSFINALLATGEEITKVAPQPMTDTIQQILYGEERAEVMVNDYLKKIMLPVDILQDIAIVDTPGTNTIVAHHQEITERFVPASDLIVFVFEAKNPYRQSAWEFFDFIQGEWRKKVIFVLQQKDLMPAEDLAINIQGVKDNALKKGMTIPHVFAVSAKQEQEGQTTQSGFGELRAYIQNHITGGQAPALKLINSVATANNINERIATGLDLRQQQYRADQEFREDIRETLDEQETKSYKQVDLLNDALLGAYDRITTKKAYELEGGLSLFGLLRRSVSSIFSKTPSAQQWLTDLAKEMEDELNGALQQRLNEGMIDLADSIQQMAKIIDLKIRSSKTILSNDHEIFSDIAERRENVLRDLQDQFSRFISKTENFTDESLFPDKKNLSPNLAAGSGIAAIGVILMTVSQIGMLDITGGLLTAIGLLFAGFSTRSKRKKITDGFRQEIAQGRQRLTEEVNSTLKRYIVHLKKRIDDNFLRFDDLLKREGVQLEEISIQQSNINERLATIANALAPLSRDLDGRP; encoded by the coding sequence GTGACTAAACTGCTCAATCCGCAACTGCAAACCCATCGAGCTCAACTAGAAGAAATCACCAAGGATTTGCACGAGCTGACCATTCGGATTGGCCACGAGGAAATGAGCCATACCGTCAGTGATTTACGTAATCGCCTGCACGAGCCTTTCATGTTTGTCATTGTGGGAGAAGTAAAAGCAGGAAAAAGCAGCTTCATCAACGCCCTACTCGCTACGGGAGAAGAGATCACCAAGGTCGCTCCTCAACCGATGACGGATACCATCCAGCAAATCTTGTACGGCGAAGAAAGAGCTGAAGTGATGGTCAATGATTACCTCAAGAAAATTATGCTGCCTGTTGATATTCTTCAGGATATAGCAATCGTTGACACACCGGGCACCAATACCATTGTGGCCCATCATCAAGAAATCACGGAACGTTTTGTTCCGGCATCAGATTTGATTGTCTTCGTTTTCGAAGCAAAAAACCCATATCGGCAATCAGCCTGGGAATTTTTCGACTTTATCCAGGGAGAATGGCGGAAGAAAGTCATTTTTGTTTTGCAACAAAAAGATTTGATGCCAGCTGAAGATTTGGCCATAAACATCCAGGGCGTTAAGGACAATGCCCTCAAAAAAGGGATGACCATACCCCACGTTTTTGCCGTCTCGGCCAAGCAGGAACAAGAAGGACAAACGACACAATCAGGATTTGGCGAGCTGAGAGCCTACATCCAAAACCATATTACTGGTGGCCAGGCACCAGCGCTCAAGCTGATCAATAGTGTCGCCACCGCCAACAACATCAACGAGCGCATTGCTACTGGGCTGGATTTACGCCAACAACAATACCGGGCGGATCAGGAATTTCGCGAAGACATTAGAGAAACGCTCGACGAACAAGAAACCAAAAGCTACAAACAAGTTGATTTGCTCAATGATGCCTTATTGGGTGCTTATGACCGGATCACTACCAAAAAAGCTTATGAGCTGGAAGGAGGCCTCAGTTTGTTTGGCCTTCTGCGACGATCAGTAAGCAGCATTTTCTCGAAAACACCCTCTGCGCAACAGTGGCTCACCGACTTGGCCAAGGAGATGGAGGACGAACTCAATGGTGCATTACAGCAACGCCTCAACGAGGGTATGATCGACCTGGCGGATAGCATCCAGCAAATGGCCAAGATCATTGACCTGAAAATCCGTTCCAGTAAAACCATCCTCAGCAACGATCACGAAATATTCAGTGACATTGCCGAACGACGCGAGAATGTATTGCGCGATTTACAAGATCAGTTTTCTCGTTTTATCAGTAAGACGGAAAATTTCACCGATGAATCCCTCTTCCCTGACAAGAAAAACCTATCCCCAAACCTGGCCGCTGGCTCTGGTATTGCAGCGATTGGTGTTATCCTGATGACCGTTAGCCAAATAGGTATGCTTGACATCACAGGGGGATTACTTACGGCAATAGGGCTGTTATTTGCAGGTTTCAGCACTCGCTCGAAGCGCAAAAAAATCACGGATGGCTTCCGTCAGGAAATTGCTCAGGGCCGTCAACGTCTCACTGAAGAAGTAAATAGCACCCTCAAACGATACATCGTCCATTTAAAAAAACGTATTGATGATAATTTCCTCCGGTTTGATGACCTGCTAAAACGGGAAGGCGTACAATTGGAAGAAATATCTATCCAGCAATCTAACATCAATGAACGACTCGCCACTATTGCCAATGCTCTGGCGCCTCTAAGTCGTGATCTTGACGGTAGGCCTTAA
- a CDS encoding DUF2256 domain-containing protein, whose translation MPKTRKKADFPQKRCAHCQRPFLWRKKWEKVWHEVKYCSDRCRRENRQDR comes from the coding sequence ATGCCAAAAACAAGAAAAAAAGCTGATTTTCCGCAAAAGCGCTGTGCACATTGTCAACGTCCCTTTCTTTGGCGTAAGAAGTGGGAAAAGGTATGGCATGAGGTGAAGTATTGCAGCGATCGTTGCCGTAGAGAAAATCGTCAAGACAGATAA
- a CDS encoding heme-copper oxidase subunit III — MNENTPLRDQYQADGDEYGSFAFHPYNVLLILLIFSLSILFLSLSISFVYSRVQSSAPPIKLPAIFLFNTLILLASSGTMLTAKKAYVADNTPRYKVALGITMGLSFLFLALQVVGWRELFQQEIFIDSDNAAGYLYVISGLHFAHVIGGIPFLGYFIWQAHKKMQDPVSVLVYFSDPEKRLKLRLLTIYWHFLDALWIYLVLFFFINYLIR; from the coding sequence ATGAACGAAAACACCCCACTTCGTGACCAGTACCAGGCTGATGGTGATGAGTACGGCTCCTTTGCCTTTCACCCCTACAATGTTTTATTGATTCTACTTATTTTTAGTCTTTCCATCCTCTTTCTGTCGCTTAGTATTTCTTTTGTTTACTCCAGGGTGCAGAGTTCAGCACCGCCCATAAAGCTCCCTGCCATATTTCTTTTTAATACCCTGATACTACTAGCCAGTAGCGGAACCATGCTGACCGCAAAAAAAGCCTATGTAGCTGATAATACCCCACGCTATAAAGTAGCCCTGGGCATCACCATGGGCCTGTCCTTTCTATTCTTGGCATTGCAGGTCGTAGGCTGGAGAGAACTCTTCCAACAAGAGATTTTTATTGACAGTGACAACGCTGCGGGTTATCTTTACGTGATTTCTGGTTTGCACTTTGCTCACGTCATTGGAGGTATACCATTTTTGGGGTACTTCATCTGGCAGGCTCATAAAAAAATGCAAGACCCTGTAAGTGTGCTTGTTTACTTCAGCGATCCAGAGAAAAGGCTAAAACTTCGTTTACTCACCATATACTGGCACTTCCTTGATGCACTTTGGATTTATCTCGTTTTGTTTTTCTTTATCAACTACCTTATTCGCTAA
- the cmk gene encoding (d)CMP kinase, whose amino-acid sequence MKTEGIIIAIDGFSACGKSTLAKQLAEKLDYTYIDTGAMYRAVTYYFIKHQLDWNNPAQVAMALAEIQIDFRRDEDGSLHTFLNGEDVEKQIRTMEVSASVSPVATISAVRRFLVQQQQALGEKKSCILDGRDIGTVVFPEASLKIFLTADPQERARRRLKELLEKGQSVSLGEIVNNLTERDHIDSTREDSPLRQADDAVVIDNTVLSMEEQLAMIKVLAEMRGA is encoded by the coding sequence ATGAAAACAGAAGGAATAATTATTGCAATCGACGGCTTCTCAGCCTGCGGTAAGAGTACACTGGCTAAGCAACTTGCGGAAAAGCTGGATTATACTTATATCGATACGGGGGCTATGTACCGTGCCGTTACCTATTATTTTATCAAACACCAGCTTGATTGGAATAATCCCGCCCAGGTGGCTATGGCTTTGGCAGAGATTCAAATCGACTTTAGACGTGATGAAGATGGCAGCCTGCACACCTTCTTGAATGGTGAAGATGTGGAAAAACAGATTCGCACCATGGAGGTTTCGGCGTCCGTAAGTCCCGTTGCGACCATCTCTGCTGTACGCCGTTTTTTGGTGCAACAACAGCAGGCACTAGGTGAAAAAAAGTCATGTATCCTTGATGGTCGTGATATTGGTACCGTTGTTTTTCCTGAAGCAAGCTTAAAGATCTTTTTGACCGCAGACCCCCAGGAACGTGCTCGCCGACGTTTGAAAGAACTTTTGGAAAAAGGACAATCGGTAAGCTTAGGAGAAATAGTCAATAACCTTACAGAGCGAGACCATATCGACAGTACCAGGGAAGATAGCCCGTTGCGACAGGCAGACGATGCCGTTGTCATTGACAACACGGTACTCTCTATGGAAGAACAGCTGGCAATGATAAAAGTACTGGCGGAGATGCGAGGAGCTTAA
- a CDS encoding DUF2795 domain-containing protein: MYWTLELASHLEDAPWPATRDELIDYAVRSGSPLEVIENLQSMEDEGEMYESIEDVWPDYPRKDDFLFNEDEY, encoded by the coding sequence ATGTATTGGACATTGGAATTAGCCTCTCACTTAGAGGATGCACCTTGGCCAGCTACCAGGGACGAACTCATTGATTATGCTGTTCGTTCCGGGTCTCCACTTGAGGTAATTGAAAATCTTCAGTCAATGGAAGATGAGGGAGAGATGTATGAGAGCATCGAAGATGTATGGCCAGACTATCCTCGTAAGGATGACTTTCTCTTTAATGAAGATGAGTATTAA
- the queA gene encoding tRNA preQ1(34) S-adenosylmethionine ribosyltransferase-isomerase QueA, which yields MRTKLSQFNYNLPESLIAKYPTKERHDSRLMVVHRETGEIEHRVFKDALEYFDEEDVLIFNNTKVFPARMYGRKEKTGARIEVFLLRELNTEARLWDVLVDPARKIRVGNKLYFSDEHDNDRLVAEVVDNTTSRGRTIRFLYDGPDEEFRAELNYLGTTPLPKRIDREAEESDKERFQTVFAKETGAVAAPTAGLHFSRELMKRFEIKGVDFAELTLHIGLGTFRSIDVEDLSKHKMDAEYYKIPEKAVEQVNHAKANNRKICAVGTTSMRAIESSVSAEQMLKASEGWTNKFIYPPHDFKIANSMISNFHLPKSSLLIMVSAFGGPDLIKHAYQVALKEKYRFFSYGDAMLIL from the coding sequence ATGAGAACCAAACTTTCTCAGTTTAATTATAATCTTCCCGAATCACTTATTGCTAAGTATCCGACCAAAGAGCGGCATGATTCTCGTTTGATGGTTGTTCACCGTGAAACTGGGGAGATTGAGCACCGTGTCTTCAAAGACGCCTTGGAGTACTTTGACGAAGAGGATGTACTTATTTTTAATAACACCAAGGTTTTTCCTGCCCGCATGTATGGTCGTAAGGAAAAGACGGGCGCACGGATCGAGGTCTTTTTGTTGCGAGAACTCAATACCGAAGCACGCCTTTGGGATGTGTTGGTAGATCCTGCTCGTAAAATTCGGGTAGGCAATAAGCTCTATTTCAGCGATGAGCATGATAATGACCGTTTGGTAGCGGAAGTAGTAGACAATACCACCTCTCGTGGACGTACCATCCGTTTTCTCTACGATGGTCCAGACGAAGAATTTCGGGCTGAACTCAATTACTTGGGTACGACTCCCTTGCCAAAACGTATTGATCGCGAAGCAGAGGAAAGTGACAAGGAACGTTTTCAGACGGTTTTTGCCAAAGAAACAGGAGCAGTCGCTGCACCTACTGCTGGCTTGCACTTCAGCCGGGAATTGATGAAGCGTTTCGAAATCAAAGGAGTTGACTTTGCCGAGCTTACCTTACACATTGGCTTGGGTACCTTCCGGAGCATTGACGTAGAAGACTTGTCCAAGCATAAAATGGATGCAGAATATTACAAAATTCCCGAGAAAGCAGTAGAGCAGGTAAACCACGCCAAAGCCAATAACCGGAAAATCTGTGCAGTTGGCACGACTTCTATGAGGGCTATTGAAAGCTCTGTTTCTGCGGAGCAGATGCTCAAAGCATCAGAAGGTTGGACCAATAAATTTATTTATCCTCCCCACGATTTTAAGATCGCTAATTCAATGATCTCTAACTTCCACTTGCCTAAATCAAGCTTGTTGATTATGGTGAGTGCCTTCGGAGGCCCTGATTTGATCAAGCATGCCTATCAGGTAGCACTCAAAGAGAAATATCGCTTCTTCTCTTATGGTGATGCGATGTTGATTTTGTAA
- a CDS encoding ABC transporter permease codes for MRIFFKIFTESIRQASQQLSGNKLRSFLSLLGISIGIFCIIGVLSAVDSLEDNIRGSMEKLGNDVLYIQKWPWGDNSSNWWDLMKRPTPRFDEYEIINDKSQSALMSTFFLGAGSRTLKWKNNSVERSFLCGVTPEFVSVFGMGFHRGRFFSASESHYASNKVVLGYKVAEELFGSVEPVGKSIKLQGGTYEVIGVLESSGDELINPLDFDEAVMVTYTKVSRLVNVKGNNNDSFIAVKARPGVSLEKLKGELRVLVRSQRRQNPREEDSFALNELTVVSAQFDSFFGVLNLLGGVIGFFSILVGGVSVANIMFVSVKERTSQIGVKKALGAKRHIILSEFLIEAIILCLLGGIMGLGLVFIITKILTAALDFPIYIDFGNVMLGAGMSIIIGVVAGFIPALQASKLDPVEAMRQ; via the coding sequence ATGCGTATCTTCTTCAAAATATTCACCGAAAGTATTCGGCAAGCCAGCCAGCAGCTAAGTGGTAATAAACTTCGTAGTTTCCTCTCGCTGTTGGGCATATCCATTGGTATTTTCTGTATCATCGGAGTACTTTCTGCGGTGGATTCGCTGGAAGATAATATTCGTGGCAGCATGGAGAAGCTAGGCAACGACGTGCTCTATATCCAGAAATGGCCCTGGGGAGACAACAGCAGCAATTGGTGGGACTTAATGAAGCGCCCAACGCCACGTTTTGACGAGTACGAGATCATCAACGATAAATCACAGTCGGCCTTGATGAGTACCTTTTTCCTGGGAGCAGGATCGCGTACCCTCAAATGGAAAAACAACAGTGTTGAGCGTTCTTTCTTGTGCGGGGTTACGCCTGAGTTTGTCTCCGTTTTCGGAATGGGCTTCCATCGCGGACGCTTCTTTTCGGCTTCAGAATCTCATTACGCTAGCAATAAGGTTGTCCTTGGTTATAAAGTCGCCGAAGAACTCTTTGGTTCTGTAGAGCCCGTGGGTAAATCCATCAAACTGCAAGGTGGAACCTACGAAGTTATCGGCGTATTGGAAAGCTCTGGAGATGAGTTGATCAACCCTCTCGATTTTGACGAAGCAGTGATGGTCACTTACACCAAAGTGAGTCGCTTGGTCAACGTGAAGGGCAACAATAATGATTCTTTCATTGCCGTAAAAGCCCGCCCTGGCGTTAGTTTAGAAAAACTTAAAGGAGAACTGAGGGTTCTCGTAAGGTCACAAAGGCGTCAAAACCCAAGAGAGGAAGATTCCTTCGCTTTAAATGAGCTTACGGTAGTTTCTGCACAATTCGACTCCTTCTTCGGTGTTTTGAATCTTTTGGGTGGCGTAATTGGCTTTTTCTCCATTCTCGTAGGTGGTGTATCGGTTGCGAATATCATGTTTGTTTCTGTAAAAGAACGGACCAGCCAAATCGGGGTTAAAAAAGCGTTGGGAGCCAAACGGCACATCATCCTTTCGGAGTTCCTTATCGAAGCCATTATCCTCTGTCTACTCGGTGGCATCATGGGGCTTGGTCTGGTGTTTATCATCACCAAAATCTTAACAGCCGCCCTTGACTTCCCCATCTACATTGACTTCGGCAATGTGATGCTGGGTGCTGGCATGTCCATCATTATTGGTGTCGTAGCTGGTTTCATTCCTGCGCTGCAAGCAAGTAAACTTGATCCGGTAGAGGCGATGCGGCAGTAG